A single genomic interval of Nocardioides nitrophenolicus harbors:
- a CDS encoding polyprenol monophosphomannose synthase — translation MVVPTYNEAANLAWIIDRVRTAQPHVDVLVVDDGSPDGTGAIADGIARADAQVHVLHRTSKGGLGAAYLAGFAWALDAGYDVIGEMDADGSHQPEQLQRLLTALRDADLVIGSRWIPGGSVVNWPWQRELLSRGGNLYVRMLLGIQVRDATAGFRLFRRSTLERIRLEEVRSTGYVFQTDLVTRTLRAGLTVREVPIEFVERVRGESKMSGQVALESLKRITWWGLRQRWTSVRGPAAATRELHRSTR, via the coding sequence ATGGTCGTGCCGACCTACAACGAGGCCGCGAACCTGGCGTGGATCATCGACCGCGTCCGCACCGCCCAGCCCCACGTCGACGTCCTCGTCGTCGACGACGGCTCGCCCGACGGCACGGGTGCGATCGCCGACGGCATCGCGCGGGCCGATGCCCAGGTCCACGTCCTGCACCGCACCAGCAAGGGCGGCCTCGGCGCGGCGTACCTCGCCGGCTTCGCGTGGGCTCTCGACGCGGGCTACGACGTGATCGGCGAGATGGACGCCGACGGCTCCCACCAGCCCGAGCAGCTCCAGCGGCTGCTGACCGCACTGCGGGACGCCGACCTGGTGATCGGCTCCCGGTGGATCCCGGGCGGCTCGGTGGTCAACTGGCCCTGGCAGCGCGAGCTGCTCTCGCGCGGCGGCAACCTGTACGTCCGGATGCTCCTCGGCATCCAGGTGCGCGACGCCACCGCCGGCTTCCGGCTGTTCCGGCGCTCGACGCTTGAGCGGATCCGGCTCGAGGAGGTGCGCTCGACCGGCTACGTCTTCCAGACCGACCTGGTCACCCGCACCCTGCGGGCCGGACTGACCGTGCGGGAGGTGCCGATCGAGTTCGTCGAGCGGGTCCGTGGCGAGTCCAAGATGAGCGGCCAGGTCGCGTTGGAGTCGCTCAAGCGGATCACCTGGTGGGGCCTGCGTCAGCGCTGGACGAGCGTCCGCGGCCCCGCCGCTGCGACGAGGGAGCTGCACCGCAGCACCCGATGA
- the lnt gene encoding apolipoprotein N-acyltransferase — protein sequence MERRPLIPAVGLGVVGGVLLTASYEPVALPWLLPLGVACYALATRGHGVRRAGLVGLVFGVVFYFSHIVWMKDSVGPDAWVALSTVEALFYGLLGLAVPLLRRLPAWPLWLAAAWTTMETVRSGWPFSGMPWGRIAFAAIDTPAAPAVAYVGMTGLSFLLALSGFCLARFAEAVLARERRRGSAAAAVGVLAVLVTPAVLPYDVPETGSTTVAVVQGDVPGPGNDILWDHLGVTRNHVDATVRLAADVDAGRVPRPDFVLWPENSTAVDPFEPGEVNTGIREAVAAVQVPVMVGAIVDGGPKYVLNQGIVWDPRTGPGDRYTKHHPVPYGEYIPFRDIWNPTFGQLALITRDMKSGTRTEPLRVAGVRVSDAICFDVAYDDVMPPQVRAGAELLTVQTSNASFIFTHQIEQQFAITRLRAIEAGRWLTVASTNGQSGVIAPDGSVVASAKPRTTSVLVERVGLSTALTPAMRLGAWPARMFTLLTLAALVAGAVTYRRRRQFDGPAQETPAAEPTELSPTPSEAPVV from the coding sequence GTGGAGCGGCGTCCCCTCATTCCCGCGGTCGGTCTGGGCGTCGTCGGTGGCGTGCTGCTGACCGCCTCCTACGAACCCGTGGCGCTGCCGTGGCTGCTGCCGCTCGGGGTGGCCTGCTACGCCCTCGCGACCCGGGGCCACGGCGTACGCCGGGCCGGGCTGGTCGGTCTGGTGTTCGGGGTGGTCTTCTACTTCAGCCACATCGTGTGGATGAAGGACTCCGTCGGCCCCGACGCCTGGGTGGCGCTGTCGACGGTGGAGGCGCTGTTCTACGGCCTGCTCGGGCTCGCCGTACCGCTGTTGCGCCGGCTCCCGGCCTGGCCACTGTGGCTGGCGGCCGCGTGGACCACGATGGAGACGGTGCGCAGCGGCTGGCCGTTCAGCGGCATGCCGTGGGGCCGGATCGCCTTCGCGGCGATCGACACCCCGGCCGCCCCCGCGGTCGCGTACGTCGGCATGACCGGCCTGTCCTTCCTGCTCGCCCTCTCCGGGTTCTGCCTGGCCCGCTTCGCCGAGGCCGTCCTGGCCCGCGAGCGGCGCCGGGGCTCGGCCGCGGCGGCGGTGGGCGTGCTGGCGGTGCTGGTGACGCCCGCGGTGCTGCCGTACGACGTCCCCGAGACCGGGTCCACCACGGTCGCCGTCGTCCAGGGCGACGTCCCCGGTCCCGGCAACGACATCTTGTGGGACCACCTCGGCGTGACCCGCAACCACGTCGACGCGACCGTGCGCCTGGCCGCCGACGTGGACGCCGGCCGGGTGCCGCGACCCGACTTCGTGCTGTGGCCCGAGAACTCCACCGCGGTCGACCCCTTCGAGCCGGGCGAGGTCAACACCGGGATCCGCGAGGCCGTCGCGGCCGTCCAGGTGCCGGTGATGGTGGGCGCGATCGTCGACGGCGGCCCGAAGTACGTGCTCAACCAGGGCATCGTCTGGGACCCGCGGACCGGTCCGGGCGACCGCTACACCAAGCACCACCCGGTTCCCTACGGCGAGTACATCCCGTTCCGCGACATCTGGAACCCGACCTTCGGCCAGCTCGCCCTGATCACCCGCGACATGAAGAGCGGCACCCGCACCGAGCCGCTCCGGGTCGCCGGCGTCCGGGTCAGCGACGCGATCTGCTTCGACGTGGCCTACGACGACGTGATGCCCCCGCAGGTGCGCGCGGGCGCCGAGCTACTGACCGTCCAGACCAGCAACGCCAGCTTCATCTTCACCCATCAGATCGAGCAGCAGTTCGCGATCACCCGGCTCCGGGCGATCGAGGCCGGCCGGTGGCTCACGGTCGCGTCGACGAACGGCCAGAGCGGCGTGATCGCTCCCGACGGCAGCGTGGTGGCCTCGGCGAAGCCGCGGACGACCAGCGTGCTGGTCGAGCGGGTCGGGCTGAGCACCGCGCTCACCCCGGCGATGCGGCTGGGTGCCTGGCCGGCCCGGATGTTCACCCTGCTGACGCTCGCTGCTCTCGTGGCTGGTGCCGTGACGTACCGTCGAAGGAGACAGTTCGACGGTCCCGCGCAGGAGACTCCCGCCGCGGAGCCGACTGAGCTCTCCCCGACCCCGAGTGAGGCACCCGTTGTCTGA
- a CDS encoding AsnC family transcriptional regulator, with the protein MSQSSNPAVEATDRQILELLAKDGRMSYTDLGRATGLSTSAVHQRVKRLEQRGLILGYGATVNYAEIGVPLTSFIAIRPIDPSQPDDCPERLVDIPEIESCWSVAGEESYLLKVRTTSPVELELLLGRIRAAANVSTRTTIVLSTYYENRPVGH; encoded by the coding sequence GTGAGTCAGAGCAGCAATCCAGCGGTCGAGGCGACGGACCGGCAGATCCTGGAGCTCCTGGCCAAGGACGGACGGATGTCCTACACCGACCTCGGGCGGGCCACGGGACTGTCCACCTCGGCGGTGCACCAGCGGGTCAAGCGGCTCGAGCAGCGTGGCCTGATCCTCGGCTACGGCGCGACGGTCAACTACGCCGAGATCGGCGTCCCGCTGACCTCCTTCATCGCGATCCGGCCGATCGACCCCTCCCAGCCCGACGACTGCCCCGAGCGGCTCGTCGACATCCCCGAGATCGAGTCCTGCTGGTCGGTCGCGGGGGAGGAGTCCTACCTCCTCAAGGTCCGCACGACCAGCCCGGTCGAGCTGGAGCTGCTGCTCGGCCGGATCCGCGCGGCGGCCAATGTGTCGACTCGCACCACCATCGTGCTCTCGACCTACTACGAGAACCGGCCCGTCGGTCACTGA
- a CDS encoding 5'-3' exonuclease: MTERLLLLDTASLYFRAYFGSPELLAPDGTNVNAVRGLLGYIAQLSDQYRPTHLVCCWDDDWRPQWRVDLIPTYKAHRVVEEVTGAPDVEEVPDPLELQVPVIREVLAAFGIPVIGAPGYEADDVIGTLATGAGMPVDVVTGDRDLFQLVDDAAGVRILYVGKGVGRHERVDEAWVLDKYGVRADQYADFATLRGDASDGLPGVKGVGEKTAASMLQKYDDLAGIIAAVEDPASDLGPGPRAKIREAADYLAVAPQVVAVARDIDLPRENLALPRTPADPERLAELVERWSLSSPVERLTGVLAGLDA, translated from the coding sequence ATGACTGAGCGCCTTCTACTCCTCGATACGGCCAGCCTGTACTTCCGGGCCTACTTCGGCTCCCCCGAGCTGCTCGCGCCGGACGGCACCAACGTGAACGCGGTGCGTGGCCTGCTGGGCTACATCGCCCAGCTGAGCGACCAGTACCGGCCCACCCACCTGGTCTGCTGCTGGGACGACGACTGGCGACCGCAGTGGCGGGTGGACCTGATCCCGACGTACAAGGCGCACCGGGTGGTCGAGGAGGTCACCGGCGCCCCGGACGTCGAGGAGGTGCCCGACCCGCTGGAGCTGCAGGTCCCGGTCATCCGCGAGGTGCTCGCCGCGTTCGGCATCCCCGTGATCGGCGCCCCCGGCTACGAGGCCGACGACGTCATCGGCACCCTGGCCACCGGCGCCGGGATGCCGGTCGACGTGGTGACCGGCGACCGCGACCTCTTCCAGCTCGTCGACGACGCCGCCGGCGTCCGGATCCTGTACGTCGGCAAGGGCGTCGGGCGCCACGAGCGGGTCGACGAGGCCTGGGTGCTCGACAAGTACGGCGTGCGCGCCGACCAGTACGCCGACTTCGCCACCCTGCGCGGCGACGCCTCCGACGGGCTGCCCGGCGTCAAGGGAGTCGGCGAGAAGACGGCCGCCTCGATGCTGCAGAAGTACGACGACCTCGCCGGCATCATCGCCGCCGTCGAGGACCCGGCCAGCGACCTCGGCCCCGGACCGCGGGCCAAGATCCGCGAGGCCGCCGACTATCTCGCGGTGGCCCCGCAGGTCGTCGCGGTCGCCCGCGACATCGATCTCCCGCGCGAGAACCTCGCCCTCCCCCGCACCCCGGCCGACCCCGAGCGGCTGGCCGAGCTCGTGGAGCGGTGGTCGCTGTCGTCGCCGGTGGAGCGGCTGACCGGGGTGCTGGCCGGTCTGGACGCCTGA
- the urtA gene encoding urea ABC transporter substrate-binding protein, giving the protein MFPTRARLVTGTVLALTAALGLSACGGSKSGESSAAESCVDTSGDTIKLGFLNSTSGAMAISEQTVRDSLGLAAEEINVSGGILGKKIEPVVEDGASDPAVFAEKIEKLLTGDCVAAVFGGWTSASRKAMLPVVEADDGLLFYPVQYEGLEASKNIYYTGATTNQQIIPAMDFLKSKGVKTLFLAGSDYVFPRTANKIIKQYAAELGIEIVGEEYVPLDDDDWTTQVAKIVAAKPDFVFNTINGSSNVGFIKAYYEQGLTAKTTPIISVSIAEEEAPAMGKDVTGQFAAWNYFESVDSPTNAAFIKAFQDKYGADRPTSDPMEAAYTSLYLYKALVEKADSFDVAKINAAADGVSFNAPEGTVTIDGENHHIAKTALIGQINADNQFDVVWSSDAPIEPDPFLKGYDWWDPSKE; this is encoded by the coding sequence GTGTTCCCCACCCGCGCCCGCCTTGTCACGGGCACCGTCCTCGCTCTCACCGCAGCCCTGGGCCTCAGCGCCTGCGGCGGCTCGAAGTCCGGGGAGTCGAGCGCCGCCGAGAGCTGCGTCGACACCTCCGGCGACACCATCAAGCTCGGGTTCCTCAACTCCACCTCGGGCGCCATGGCGATCAGCGAGCAGACCGTCCGCGACTCGCTCGGGCTGGCCGCGGAGGAGATCAACGTCTCCGGCGGCATCCTCGGCAAGAAGATCGAGCCGGTCGTCGAGGACGGGGCCAGCGACCCCGCCGTCTTCGCCGAGAAGATCGAGAAGCTGCTCACCGGCGACTGCGTCGCCGCGGTCTTCGGCGGCTGGACCTCGGCCTCGCGCAAGGCGATGCTGCCCGTGGTCGAGGCCGACGACGGACTGCTGTTCTACCCCGTGCAGTACGAGGGCCTCGAGGCGTCTAAGAACATCTACTACACCGGCGCGACCACCAACCAGCAGATCATCCCGGCGATGGACTTCTTGAAGTCCAAGGGCGTCAAGACGCTCTTCCTCGCGGGCTCCGACTACGTCTTCCCGCGCACCGCCAACAAGATCATCAAGCAGTACGCCGCGGAGCTCGGCATCGAGATCGTCGGCGAGGAGTACGTGCCGCTCGACGACGACGACTGGACCACCCAGGTCGCCAAGATCGTCGCCGCCAAGCCGGACTTCGTGTTCAACACCATCAACGGCTCGTCCAACGTCGGCTTCATCAAGGCCTACTACGAGCAGGGCCTGACCGCGAAGACCACTCCCATCATCTCGGTGTCGATCGCCGAGGAGGAGGCGCCGGCGATGGGCAAGGACGTCACCGGGCAGTTCGCCGCCTGGAACTACTTCGAGTCGGTCGACAGCCCCACGAACGCCGCGTTCATCAAGGCATTCCAGGACAAGTACGGCGCCGACCGGCCGACCTCGGACCCGATGGAGGCGGCGTACACCTCGCTGTACCTCTACAAGGCGCTGGTCGAGAAGGCCGACTCCTTCGACGTCGCGAAGATCAACGCCGCCGCCGACGGGGTCAGCTTCAACGCGCCCGAGGGCACGGTCACCATCGACGGCGAGAACCACCACATCGCGAAGACGGCGCTGATCGGCCAGATCAACGCCGACAACCAGTTCGACGTGGTCTGGTCCTCCGACGCCCCGATCGAGCCCGACCCCTTCCTCAAGGGCTACGACTGGTGGGACCCGAGCAAGGAGTGA